CCGCCGATAACCACGGCTGGCTCGTCGCGCTCCTCGAGCGCGGACAGGAGCGCCTCCAGTCGTTGCGGGGGAACCGCCATCAGCAGGCCGCCGCTTGTCTGCGGGTCGGCCAGGACCCCCCGCCACCCATCGTCGGCGGGACCCCAGTCGATCGCGTCGCCGATATCGGCGAGAACGTCATCGGTGCGTCCGGGCCTGACGCCGTCACGCGAGTAGTCGAGTGCGCCAGGCCAAACCGGCACCTTTGCCAAGGACACGCGCGCGGCGCACTGACTGCCCAGCGCCATTTCGCGGATGTGCCCGACCAGCCCAAAGCCTGTCACGTCAGTGGCCGCATTCACGCCGGTATGCACCATCGCTTCCGCCGCGTTCCTGTTGAGGCGGGCCATCGATTCAATCACCTCGGAAAGCGATTCTTCCGTTTCGTGCCCGCCTTTCAGCGCCGTGTTCATAATGCCCACGCCGATCTTCTTGGTCAGCACAAGCGCGTCTCCACCGCGGGCTCCGATGTTCCTCACAACCTTGCCGGGCTCAGCGGTTCCCATGATCGATAGGCCGTACTTTGGTTCCTTGTCATCTATCGTGTGACCGCCGGCGACAATCACTCCAGCCTCGCGACACTTGTCGGCGCCTCCTCGAAGTACAGCCGCAACGATCTCGGGATCCATCGAGCACGGAAACGCCAGTAAGTTCAACGCGGTAAGCGGCCTTCCGCCCATGGCGTAAATGTCAGAGAGCGCGTTGGCGGCGGTAATACGCCCAAAATCATACGGATCATCGACCATGGGCGTGAAAAAATCCACCGTG
This genomic window from Actinomycetota bacterium contains:
- the selD gene encoding selenide, water dikinase SelD, whose translation is MLLKALDSDHRTELVVGFETMDDAAVYLLGDTAILLTVDFFTPMVDDPYDFGRITAANALSDIYAMGGRPLTALNLLAFPCSMDPEIVAAVLRGGADKCREAGVIVAGGHTIDDKEPKYGLSIMGTAEPGKVVRNIGARGGDALVLTKKIGVGIMNTALKGGHETEESLSEVIESMARLNRNAAEAMVHTGVNAATDVTGFGLVGHIREMALGSQCAARVSLAKVPVWPGALDYSRDGVRPGRTDDVLADIGDAIDWGPADDGWRGVLADPQTSGGLLMAVPPQRLEALLSALEERDEPAVVIGG